The Sphaeramia orbicularis chromosome 18, fSphaOr1.1, whole genome shotgun sequence genome contains a region encoding:
- the LOC115438152 gene encoding galactose-specific lectin nattectin-like isoform X2: protein MKLLVVFLLVGSMLVLSEGFPEPEPGPEAEPTEEREADTESADEESADGDEHSVVKRARRCPCGWRRFGTRCLVVKGPLKWVDAQRRCQSMGGNLLSVHNAQQINQALSLLGKRRTWIAASDAQEEGQWLNVDGTPFNYANWCSGEPNNAGGREHCVEINNTGTGGRNTYGRKCWNDVSCRSRLHSICTRRVNS from the exons ATGAAGTTGCTGGTTGTGTTTCTGCTCGTTGGATCCATGCTGGTCCTGTCAGAGG GTTTTCCAGAACCAGAGCCTGGACCTGAGGCTGAACCGACTGAAGAAC GTGAAGCTGACACAGAATCAGCAGATGAAGAATCAGCAGATGGAGACG AACACAGTGTTGTCAAGAGAGCAAGAAGATGTCCCTGTGGTTGGAGACGGTTTGGAACTCGTTGTTTGGTTGTGAAAGGACCACTGAAGTGGGTTGATGCTCAG AGGCGCTGTCAGTCCATGGGAGGAAACCTTCTGTCTGTTCATAATGCGCAGCAGATCAACCAGGCCTTGAGTTTACTGGGGAAGAGACGGACATGGATTGCAGCATCTGATGCACAAGAA GAGGGTCAGTGGCTCAATGTTGATGGTACACCCTTCAACTATGCAAACTGGTGTAGTGGAGAGCCAAACAATGCCGGTGGACGTGAGCACTGTGTAGAGATTAACAATACAGGTACAGGAGGACGCAATACCTACG GCCGAAAGTGCTGGAATGATGTGAGTTGTAGGTCTCGCCTTCATTCCATCTGTACCAGAAGAGTGAATTCCTGA
- the LOC115438152 gene encoding galactose-specific lectin nattectin-like isoform X1, whose product MKLLVVFLLVGSMLVLSEGFPEPEPGPEAEPTEEREADTESADEESADGDAEHSVVKRARRCPCGWRRFGTRCLVVKGPLKWVDAQRRCQSMGGNLLSVHNAQQINQALSLLGKRRTWIAASDAQEEGQWLNVDGTPFNYANWCSGEPNNAGGREHCVEINNTGTGGRNTYGRKCWNDVSCRSRLHSICTRRVNS is encoded by the exons ATGAAGTTGCTGGTTGTGTTTCTGCTCGTTGGATCCATGCTGGTCCTGTCAGAGG GTTTTCCAGAACCAGAGCCTGGACCTGAGGCTGAACCGACTGAAGAAC GTGAAGCTGACACAGAATCAGCAGATGAAGAATCAGCAGATGGAGACG CAGAACACAGTGTTGTCAAGAGAGCAAGAAGATGTCCCTGTGGTTGGAGACGGTTTGGAACTCGTTGTTTGGTTGTGAAAGGACCACTGAAGTGGGTTGATGCTCAG AGGCGCTGTCAGTCCATGGGAGGAAACCTTCTGTCTGTTCATAATGCGCAGCAGATCAACCAGGCCTTGAGTTTACTGGGGAAGAGACGGACATGGATTGCAGCATCTGATGCACAAGAA GAGGGTCAGTGGCTCAATGTTGATGGTACACCCTTCAACTATGCAAACTGGTGTAGTGGAGAGCCAAACAATGCCGGTGGACGTGAGCACTGTGTAGAGATTAACAATACAGGTACAGGAGGACGCAATACCTACG GCCGAAAGTGCTGGAATGATGTGAGTTGTAGGTCTCGCCTTCATTCCATCTGTACCAGAAGAGTGAATTCCTGA